Part of the Caulifigura coniformis genome, ATTGAACGCCGAAATCCTCGCTCGTGGACACCAGGCCCACCCCGAAGTCGCTCTGCCAGATCCGGTTCACGATGGACCGCGCCGTCGTCGGGTTCTGGCGATCGGCCATCCACCGCGCCAGCGTCAGTCGGTCTTTTTCGGAATCGCCCGGCACCGCCCCGAGAAACGCCGGCACACCCGGCTCGACAGGCTCGGCCGGCTTCAGGAAATCACCCCGCCTCAGCATGCGCGTCGTGCGAGGCTCGCGTCGCTCTCGGAGGACGAGTTGCGATGAGGGGCGAGGGTGCGATCGCCACAGCGCCTCGATCTCGTCGTTCCGCGACTGGAACTCCGGAACCGTCGTTCGCCAGTGGCCGAACAGGACGTCCCTCTGCGCCGGGGACCGTTGCCCCGCCGCAACGCTCAGAACGCCCCGCACCGCCGTAGGCACGCAGGCGTCTTCAATCACGGCATCGCCCGTCACCGACAGGCGGAATCGCCCCAGGTTATTGGTCTGATTGTCGTCGCTGTTCCAGCCACCGTGATTCTGGGCCAGGCGGAACGTCAGCCGTGTGCCAGCCGGATTCGCAATGGGCGTCTCCGGAACGAAAACCGCCGTCCGGGGAACGTTGCTGCGCCCGGGTCCGACGTCGATGCCCCATGCCGTCAGCAGGTCTCCGTCGATCGCGAACGCCACGGGGCCGGTCACCCGCCGCTTGTTCGTCTTGTCGGCGAACATCGGATCAAGCTCGGTTTCCGCGGGATTCGCGTCGGCGATCGCCTTGACGAATTTCACCTTCACCGGCTTCACACCCGGCTCGGGAGAAACCGCGTCGACCATGAACTCAGTCAGGGCACACAGCCCGTTGATCGCCCGCCCCGGCCCTCCAAGCGGCAGGTTCGGGTCGTTCAGGAGTTCCAGGCGAACGGCCTTGATCTCGGGAACATCCGAAATGGCACAGCTGAAATCCGTCGTCGATTTCGTGGGGGCATAGCCTTGGGCGAGAATCGAGCTGTCATCCAGCAGGTAGTGCTTCTGCCCGCCCGAGGTATCGAGTTCGGGCCGGGCCATGATCCACTTCGGTTCCGGCGGAAGCGACGCCTCCCACGCCGCGACACGCGGCTCCCAGTCCGGCGTCGTGTGCTTGAGATCGGTCTCGATCTCGGACACCTTGCGCAGCACCTCCCCTTTTTTCTGGAGGTCCTCCGGCGAGTAGACGGCCGTGCTTCCTTCGGTGCTGTTATTCAGGAAGGCAAACAGGCGGTAATAATCGGCCTGGCTGATCGGGTCATACTTGTGGTCGTGGCACTGGGCGCACTGCACGGTCAGCCCCAGGATCGATTTCCCGATCGCGTCCATGCGGTCGAACATCGCCTCCATCCGGAACTGCTCGGGGTCGACGCCCCCCTCTTCATTGATCATCGAGTTGCGGAGAAACCCGGTCGCCACCACCTGGTCCTGGGTCGCATCCGGCAGCAGGTCGCCCGCCAGCTGCTCGATGATGAACTGGTCGTATGGAAGGTCGCGGTTCAACGCGTTGACGACCCAGTCGCGGTAAAACCAGACGAACCGGGGCTTGTCTTTCTCGAAGCCGTCCGAGTCGGCGTAACGGGCGGCGTCCAGCCAGACCCGTCCCCAGCGTTCCCCGTAGTGGGGCGACGACAGCAGTCGCTCCACCTGCTTCGACCAGGCATCGGGGCTCTCATCCGCCTCGAAGGCGTCGAGTTCATCAAGCGTCGGCGGGAGGCCAATCAGGTCGAGGCTGAGCCTGCGGAGCAGCGTGGCGCGGTCGGCCTCGGGGGACGGCGCGAGTCCTTCCTCGTCCAGCTTCCGTCGGACAAAATTGTCGATCGGGTTCCTCGACCAGCCGCTGGGATCGGCCGGAACCGCAGGCCGCACTGGCGGTTGGAACGCCCAATGCCGGAGGGCGGCATGCTCATCCCCTGCGAGGGCGTCGGGCCATACGGTCCCCGATTCGATCCACTCCTTGACCGTGGAAATCTCCTTCGGAGTCAAGCCGGGCCCTTCCGGGGGCATCCGGACATCCGGGTCAGTCGTGGCCACGCGCTGAAACAGCGAACTCTCCGACGGTCGCCCCGTCACGATCCCCGCATCCCCCGACTCCCCTCCCCGGATCGCACGGGCTCGCAGGTCGAGTCGCAAACCGGCCGTCTGTTTCCGGCCGTCGTGGCACTCGTAGCAGTGCTGTTTCAGGATCGGCAGCACGTCTCGTTCGTAGTCGACGGCCGCCGAGGCGGGAGTCGCTCCGACAACCACGGCGGCCAGAGCCACCGTCAGCGGCAACAGGGCCGCGGCGCGGAGAACCAGGTGACCTCGGGAAGAAGCAGGAGCCGGCATGGAGGGGACCAGGGCCAGGGGAGGGAGTTCCCTGATTGTCAGCAACTCCCCCCCGCTCCGCAATCAGATCAGGCCGAATCGATGGATCGGGCGAGGCCCGGTTCTGTTGTGGGCGGTCTCTGAGAAGTCTTGGCGATTCCCGGCGATGTCCCTGATTCGCGACCACTTTTCTGGAACAGGTCTCGACGTCTGTTCTGTTTCCGGGGAAAATCATGACGGTTCTACTCGACGTGAATTGGCCATGTTGCGTAGGATTCGCGGAGTTCTGCGGTCATCCGGCCGAGTCCGGATGTGGGCAGCGCTCCCCCGCGGATCGCGTCGAGTTCAGATGAGACAGGTAGTCATGGCGAAGGCAGTCGCTCGGACGGCGTCACGCAAGCGGTATGACGAAGAGGCTTATCACTTCGTCGTGGAGGCTTTGCACTTCACTCAGCAGCGGCTTTCCCGTCCGCGCCCCAAAAGCGTCGACGACGAATCGGCCCACATCTCCGGGCAGGAACTGTGCGTCGGCTTCCGGGAATACGCCAGCAAGGCGTTCGGCATGCTCGCCGGAACCGTCCTTCGCAGCTGGGGCATCAAGACGACCGATGATGTCGGTCGGATCGTGTTCGAGCTGATCGAGCGTGGTGAGATGCGGAAGACGGAACGCGATCGCCTCGCCGACTTCGCGCACCTCTACGACTTTCGCGAAGCCTTCGTCGAAGACTACGTGATCGAAATCCCCAGCTCTTTCCGGCAGTCGTGAACGAACCGCCGCCACGGATGGCTGTGCGACGATCACGACGGATGCTTGTCCTCGGAGCGGCCGCCGCGTGGATTCTGCTGCTCGCCGGGCTCGCGTTCTGGACGGCCAATCCCGTCACGCTGAACCTCGCTTCGATCTCGCTGGCCCGGGAGTCCGGTGCGGTGATCATCGGTGAGGTGGTCGAAGTCCGGAAACCCGATTCGGAAGAGAAGCCCCCCGAGACCAGCGCTCCGGATTACTCCGTCCGTGTGGTGGAAGTGCTCGGCGCCAAACCGGGCTTCGCGGACGACTTCGGAATCGCGATCGGGAAATCGGCCGGCGTCGTCGACACCAGCCACTATCAGCCAAAGGTGGGAGAAAAGCTGGTCCTCCCGTTGTTGCTTCACTCGAGCGTCCACCTCATGCAGACGACGGGACGCCCCTACGCGGCCACGCCCCGGACCATCGCCGACGTGAAAAATGTCCTCGAGGATGCAGCGCCGTCCGGACGCTGATGGCCGGGTGCCACGGCCGTCTCGGCCGTGTGCGAATGCCAGCGATTTCCACAGTGGCACGGCTCACAGAGCGGTGCCACCCAATCCATCAACTCGCTCTTAACCCAGGATCGCCCGAACGCGGTCCACCAGTTCTGCCGCCGCCACCGTCTCCTGCTGCTGGGCCTTCAGGTTCTTCACCTGCCAGACGCCCGCGTTGAACTCGTTCTCACCGGCGATCACCGCCAGCGTGAAGCCCTTCTTGTCCGCGTACTGCAGCTGTTTCTTCAGCCCCTTCGCCTGCGGGTAAACCTCCGTCGGGACTCCTGCCTGGCGAAGCGCCCGGGCCGTCGCCATGTAGTCGCCGAGCCGCGATTCATCAAAGCAGACGACCAGCACCTGCGCCGGGGTCGCCGCCGACTTCACGAGCCCCATGTTCTCCATCGCCGCCAGCAGCCGGTCGAGCCCCAGGCTCGCGCCCACCCCAGGAAGAGGCTGCTTCGTGAACAGCGCAGCCAGGTTGTCGTACCTGCCTCCCGAGCAGACGCTGCCAATCTTCTCGTCCTCGTTGAGGAACGTCTCGTAGATCGTGCCGGTGTAGTAATCGAGCCCGCGCGCAATCGAGACATCGAGCCGGATCCGCTCCGCCGGCAGGCCCGACCGGCGGCAGACGTCGAAAAGCTCCCGCAGACGGGCCACGCCTGTCTCGCCACGCTCGCTACC contains:
- a CDS encoding PSD1 and planctomycete cytochrome C domain-containing protein, with the protein product MPAPASSRGHLVLRAAALLPLTVALAAVVVGATPASAAVDYERDVLPILKQHCYECHDGRKQTAGLRLDLRARAIRGGESGDAGIVTGRPSESSLFQRVATTDPDVRMPPEGPGLTPKEISTVKEWIESGTVWPDALAGDEHAALRHWAFQPPVRPAVPADPSGWSRNPIDNFVRRKLDEEGLAPSPEADRATLLRRLSLDLIGLPPTLDELDAFEADESPDAWSKQVERLLSSPHYGERWGRVWLDAARYADSDGFEKDKPRFVWFYRDWVVNALNRDLPYDQFIIEQLAGDLLPDATQDQVVATGFLRNSMINEEGGVDPEQFRMEAMFDRMDAIGKSILGLTVQCAQCHDHKYDPISQADYYRLFAFLNNSTEGSTAVYSPEDLQKKGEVLRKVSEIETDLKHTTPDWEPRVAAWEASLPPEPKWIMARPELDTSGGQKHYLLDDSSILAQGYAPTKSTTDFSCAISDVPEIKAVRLELLNDPNLPLGGPGRAINGLCALTEFMVDAVSPEPGVKPVKVKFVKAIADANPAETELDPMFADKTNKRRVTGPVAFAIDGDLLTAWGIDVGPGRSNVPRTAVFVPETPIANPAGTRLTFRLAQNHGGWNSDDNQTNNLGRFRLSVTGDAVIEDACVPTAVRGVLSVAAGQRSPAQRDVLFGHWRTTVPEFQSRNDEIEALWRSHPRPSSQLVLRERREPRTTRMLRRGDFLKPAEPVEPGVPAFLGAVPGDSEKDRLTLARWMADRQNPTTARSIVNRIWQSDFGVGLVSTSEDFGVQSEPPSHPELLDWLAVELMEPSNDAQGAAPWSLKHIHRLIVHSATYRQSSKVSPDLALRDPYNRLLARGARFRVDAELVRDISLAASGLLNRETGGRPVHPPLPDFMLQPPVSYGPKTWKEDTGVQRYRRALYTFRFRSIPYPVLQAFDAPNGDFSCVRRARSNTPLQALMTLNEPVFMECARAMGKTLLLDAGDERLRIRKAFRQCTSRWPSDEELHVVAELWRRENERFAGDDKAAWEAAASDPAHPPILPPGATPAQAAAWTAVSRVLLNLDETITRE
- a CDS encoding Minf_1886 family protein encodes the protein MAKAVARTASRKRYDEEAYHFVVEALHFTQQRLSRPRPKSVDDESAHISGQELCVGFREYASKAFGMLAGTVLRSWGIKTTDDVGRIVFELIERGEMRKTERDRLADFAHLYDFREAFVEDYVIEIPSSFRQS